A genomic window from Agreia sp. COWG includes:
- a CDS encoding uracil-DNA glycosylase: MTDSLDRLLRDGLIHADWADALRCEEETIASLGEFLRAETAEGHRYLPSGPNVFRAFRAPLRGVRVLILGQDPYPTPGHAIGLSFATDAHVRPLPRSLANIYRELRDDLGIATPEHGDLTSWSDNGVMLLNRVLTVRAGEAGSHRRRGWERVTDAAVRTLVARQQPLVAVLWGRDAAAVKPLLEGTPTIESAHPSPLSASRGFFGSRPFSRVNTLLDDQGAPAVDWSLGATAQ, encoded by the coding sequence GTGACCGATTCGCTCGACCGACTCCTTCGCGACGGTCTCATCCACGCCGACTGGGCGGATGCGCTCCGATGCGAAGAGGAGACCATCGCCTCCCTGGGGGAATTCCTCAGGGCCGAGACGGCCGAAGGACATCGCTACCTGCCGAGCGGCCCGAACGTCTTCCGCGCGTTTCGGGCGCCATTGCGGGGCGTGCGGGTGCTGATCCTCGGTCAGGATCCCTATCCGACGCCCGGCCACGCGATCGGTCTCTCCTTCGCCACCGACGCGCACGTGCGGCCCCTGCCCCGGAGCCTCGCCAACATCTACCGCGAGCTGCGCGACGACCTGGGCATTGCGACTCCCGAGCACGGGGATCTCACGAGCTGGTCAGACAACGGAGTGATGCTCTTGAACAGGGTGCTGACCGTGCGAGCGGGCGAGGCCGGATCGCATCGGAGGCGCGGCTGGGAGCGCGTGACCGACGCGGCCGTTCGAACGCTCGTGGCCCGTCAGCAGCCGCTGGTCGCCGTCTTGTGGGGTAGAGACGCCGCGGCGGTCAAGCCGCTCTTGGAGGGCACGCCCACGATCGAGTCCGCGCATCCGAGCCCCCTCTCGGCGAGCAGGGGCTTCTTCGGATCGCGCCCCTTCAGTCGGGTCAACACGCTCCTCGACGACCAGGGCGCGCCAGCGGTCGACTGGTCTCTCGGCGCGACGGCGCAATAG
- a CDS encoding siderophore-interacting protein encodes MPTTAGRVLLAGDETIIPVISGLIESLPDGARGQIFIEVASSAQIVPIETPERITVSWLARDVRRGACGQALTAAVTAWVAEMTTGDVVLDGAELCVWLGGEAATVDELRADVAHRLGSSRVTLAR; translated from the coding sequence ATGCCTACGACCGCGGGGCGCGTTCTGCTTGCGGGCGATGAGACGATCATCCCCGTGATCAGCGGCCTGATCGAGTCTCTTCCCGACGGCGCCCGGGGGCAGATTTTCATCGAGGTAGCCTCTTCAGCCCAGATCGTGCCGATCGAGACTCCCGAGCGCATCACGGTCAGCTGGCTCGCACGCGATGTGCGAAGAGGGGCGTGCGGGCAGGCCTTGACCGCCGCCGTCACCGCATGGGTCGCCGAGATGACCACGGGAGACGTCGTTCTCGACGGCGCTGAACTGTGCGTCTGGCTCGGCGGCGAGGCCGCCACGGTCGACGAACTGCGTGCCGACGTCGCGCACAGGCTCGGCTCGAGCCGCGTGACGCTCGCCCGCTAG
- a CDS encoding GNAT family N-acetyltransferase — protein MLEEEYQPRRRLPRELRPKAPPPPTFEYVIRDATTKDLPDVREIYNHYVANSTVTFDEDPMTLKAWRAKFAWVAKLGFPFLVAVSPSGHVLGFAYVAPWKDKAAYRRTVENSIYLGPAATGKGLGKALLGELLTRSKAAGIKEVLAVIADQGAEASLAMHVKFGFKEVGRLGRVGFKFNRWLGTVMLQKSLK, from the coding sequence ATGCTTGAAGAGGAGTACCAGCCGAGGCGTCGCCTGCCCCGCGAGTTGCGGCCGAAGGCGCCCCCGCCGCCGACCTTCGAATATGTCATCAGGGATGCCACGACGAAGGACCTGCCCGATGTGCGGGAGATCTACAACCACTACGTGGCGAACAGCACGGTCACGTTCGACGAGGATCCCATGACGCTGAAGGCGTGGAGGGCGAAATTCGCCTGGGTCGCCAAGCTCGGTTTTCCCTTTCTCGTGGCCGTCTCGCCTTCTGGCCACGTGCTCGGCTTCGCCTACGTCGCTCCCTGGAAAGACAAGGCGGCCTACCGGCGCACCGTCGAGAACTCGATCTATCTGGGTCCGGCGGCAACGGGCAAGGGCCTGGGAAAGGCCCTGCTCGGCGAGCTCCTCACCCGGTCGAAGGCGGCCGGAATCAAAGAGGTTCTCGCTGTCATCGCCGACCAGGGCGCCGAGGCCTCTCTCGCTATGCACGTGAAGTTCGGCTTCAAGGAGGTGGGGCGGCTGGGCCGCGTCGGCTTCAAGTTCAACCGCTGGCTGGGCACGGTCATGCTGCAGAAGTCGCTCAAGTAG
- a CDS encoding GNAT family N-acetyltransferase — translation MISSTEQHEFRTFPARLLGDEPDAATRGWLEADVIGFLGHKPTPAHLRAMAGYLVSDGQTLTGVYDLEGPEQALHGDIPVATFASFEQPLTVSPGVQLAAHLISSITVRATHRRQGILRRMMTDDLTRAKEAGYAVAALTASEATIYRRFGFGAASYVHDIAVTTDSRFALTSTPSGRCELVDPGSIPALAPAVFERFHRSQPGSIGRHSQYGDRVSGRLTEEGDEDRGRRAAVHYDEAGTVDGYVTYRFAGWESKPHTIAVNDLVAATPDAYLALWEFLASIDLSTRVTFTSASPDDVLRYALVDPRVVQVTDIEDRIWLRILDPIAAFQARHYRADGSVSFRVSDELGFAEGSYRLTTKSGDGIVERLGDESAVDLHLDAWVLAALYLGGTDPRVTAAARVLVEHTPGAASTMAELLAPSATVYANTYF, via the coding sequence GTGATTTCTTCGACCGAGCAGCACGAATTCCGAACGTTCCCCGCGCGTCTTCTGGGCGACGAACCGGATGCCGCGACCCGCGGCTGGCTCGAGGCCGACGTCATCGGGTTCCTCGGCCACAAGCCGACGCCGGCTCATCTGAGGGCGATGGCCGGCTACCTCGTGTCCGATGGACAGACGCTCACCGGTGTCTACGATCTCGAGGGTCCCGAGCAGGCCCTGCATGGCGACATTCCCGTGGCCACCTTCGCCTCCTTCGAGCAGCCGCTCACCGTGAGCCCCGGCGTGCAGCTGGCCGCACACCTCATCTCGTCGATCACGGTGCGCGCGACGCATCGCCGGCAGGGCATCCTGCGCCGCATGATGACCGACGATCTGACTCGGGCCAAGGAGGCCGGCTACGCAGTCGCCGCCCTGACGGCGTCCGAGGCGACCATCTACCGCAGGTTCGGCTTCGGCGCAGCGAGCTATGTGCACGACATCGCCGTCACGACCGACTCCCGCTTCGCACTCACGAGCACCCCCTCCGGGCGATGCGAGCTGGTCGACCCCGGCTCGATCCCCGCACTGGCCCCCGCCGTCTTCGAGCGCTTTCACCGATCGCAGCCCGGCTCGATCGGGCGCCACAGCCAATACGGGGATCGTGTCTCTGGTCGCCTCACGGAGGAGGGTGACGAGGATCGGGGCCGTCGTGCCGCCGTGCACTACGACGAGGCCGGAACCGTCGACGGCTACGTCACCTATCGTTTCGCCGGCTGGGAGTCGAAGCCGCACACCATCGCCGTCAATGACCTGGTGGCGGCCACGCCGGACGCCTATCTCGCTTTATGGGAGTTTCTGGCGTCGATCGACCTGAGCACGCGCGTCACGTTCACGTCCGCATCGCCCGACGATGTGCTGCGCTACGCACTCGTCGACCCTCGGGTCGTTCAGGTGACAGACATCGAGGACCGCATCTGGCTCCGCATCCTCGACCCGATCGCAGCGTTCCAGGCACGCCACTACCGCGCCGACGGCAGCGTCTCCTTCCGTGTGAGCGACGAACTCGGCTTCGCCGAGGGCTCCTACCGGCTGACCACGAAGTCGGGTGACGGCATCGTCGAGCGGCTCGGTGACGAGTCCGCCGTCGACCTTCACCTCGACGCGTGGGTGCTGGCCGCCCTCTACCTCGGAGGCACGGATCCCCGAGTCACCGCCGCTGCACGGGTACTGGTCGAGCACACTCCGGGAGCAGCGTCGACGATGGCCGAGCTTCTCGCACCGTCGGCTACGGTGTACGCGAACACGTACTTCTAG
- a CDS encoding glycoside hydrolase family 65 protein yields the protein MNLISADPLDRNRFPLDEWALVETDFSSKDMGRTETLFALGNGYLGLRGNVDEGRDGHEHGTYINGFHETWPIRHAEEAFGFARVGQTIVNAPDAKIIRLYVDDEPLVLTEADLPTYERRLDFADGILCRELEWRTPSGKRVLINSRRMVSFTDRHLAFIDYEVTLLDADASVVISSQILNRQDGIDEYHAPTAASKDFDPRKAEAFTDRVLQPRYKRDEDGRYVLGYRCTNSGMTIACGADHAIDTENEFEESSQIGDDLAKHVYRIRAKQGQKIRITKTVSYHTSSGVPTRELADRCDRTLDRARDEGMDSFVARQREWLSEFWARTDVVLPGQPVLQQATRWNLFQLAQASMRADGQGVSAKGVSGSGYGGHYFWDTEVYVLPFLTYTSPIAARNALRFRHAMLDHARMRATELNQLGALFPWRTINGLESSAYYAAGTAQYHIDADISHALTQYVAATGDEDFLAREAIDILVETARMWADLGFWRANGGDIFHIHGVTGPDEYTTVVNDNLYTNVMARQNLRSAASAVTRIREENPQAYDRMVARVSFDEAEIDEWSRAAEAMHIPFDENLRIHPQDAQFLEKERWDLTHTPPEKRPLLLHFHPLVIYRFQVLKQADVVLALLLQGDQFTATEKRADFDYYDPITTGDSTLSAVVQSIIAAEVGYSTLALKYFTSGLFVDLADLHNNTADGVHVASTGGVWSALVYGFGGFRDHNGVITIDPRLPEGWEGLSYRITLRGTRLRVDLRQGDIELTVEDGDRATVIVRGESVTVLAREPVLLSLDHQGPRLPGAPRAADVEGNLRADGSIITSSLPTISLDNSEVGLLEPID from the coding sequence ATGAACCTGATCTCAGCCGACCCACTCGACCGCAACAGATTTCCCCTCGACGAGTGGGCTCTCGTCGAGACCGACTTCAGCTCGAAGGACATGGGGCGCACCGAGACGCTCTTCGCGCTCGGGAACGGCTACCTCGGTCTCCGCGGAAACGTCGACGAGGGCCGCGACGGCCACGAGCACGGCACGTACATCAACGGTTTCCACGAGACGTGGCCCATCCGCCACGCCGAAGAGGCCTTCGGCTTCGCCCGGGTAGGCCAGACCATCGTGAACGCACCGGACGCGAAGATCATCCGTCTCTACGTCGACGACGAGCCCCTGGTGCTCACCGAGGCCGATCTACCCACGTACGAGCGCAGACTCGACTTCGCCGACGGCATCCTGTGTCGCGAGCTCGAGTGGCGCACGCCATCCGGTAAGCGCGTGCTCATCAACTCACGCCGCATGGTGTCATTCACCGATCGCCACCTCGCGTTCATAGACTACGAGGTCACCCTTCTCGACGCCGACGCGTCGGTCGTGATCTCGAGCCAGATCCTGAACCGCCAGGACGGCATCGATGAATACCACGCACCGACCGCTGCGTCGAAGGACTTCGATCCCCGCAAGGCCGAGGCCTTCACCGACCGAGTGCTGCAGCCCCGCTACAAGCGCGACGAAGACGGCCGGTACGTGCTCGGCTACCGTTGCACGAACTCGGGAATGACCATCGCCTGTGGTGCAGACCACGCGATCGACACCGAGAACGAGTTCGAGGAGTCCTCCCAGATCGGCGACGATCTCGCCAAGCACGTGTATCGCATCCGGGCGAAGCAGGGCCAGAAGATCCGCATCACCAAGACGGTGAGCTACCACACGTCCTCCGGCGTTCCCACGCGCGAGCTCGCCGATCGCTGCGACCGCACGCTCGACCGCGCCCGCGACGAGGGAATGGACTCGTTCGTGGCCCGCCAGCGCGAGTGGCTGTCGGAGTTCTGGGCCAGAACAGACGTGGTGCTGCCCGGCCAGCCCGTACTACAGCAGGCCACGCGCTGGAACCTGTTCCAGCTCGCCCAGGCGTCGATGCGCGCCGACGGCCAGGGCGTCTCGGCCAAGGGGGTGAGCGGCTCCGGATACGGCGGACACTACTTCTGGGACACCGAGGTCTACGTCCTGCCCTTCCTCACCTACACCTCTCCCATCGCGGCGCGCAACGCGCTGCGCTTCCGGCACGCCATGCTGGACCACGCCCGCATGCGTGCCACCGAGCTCAACCAGCTCGGAGCCCTCTTCCCCTGGCGCACCATCAACGGCCTCGAGTCCTCGGCGTACTACGCCGCCGGAACCGCGCAGTATCACATCGATGCCGACATCTCCCACGCTCTCACGCAGTACGTCGCGGCCACCGGAGACGAGGATTTCCTGGCGCGCGAGGCCATCGACATCCTGGTCGAGACCGCCCGTATGTGGGCCGACCTGGGATTCTGGCGCGCCAACGGCGGCGATATCTTCCACATCCACGGTGTCACGGGGCCCGATGAGTACACCACGGTGGTGAACGACAACCTCTACACGAACGTCATGGCCAGGCAGAACCTGCGCTCGGCGGCATCGGCCGTCACCCGCATCCGCGAAGAGAACCCCCAGGCCTACGACCGCATGGTGGCGCGCGTCTCCTTCGACGAGGCCGAGATCGACGAGTGGTCCAGGGCCGCGGAGGCCATGCACATCCCGTTCGACGAGAACCTGCGTATCCACCCGCAGGACGCCCAGTTCCTCGAGAAAGAGCGCTGGGACCTCACCCACACCCCGCCGGAGAAGCGTCCGCTTCTGCTGCACTTCCACCCTCTGGTGATCTACCGCTTCCAGGTGTTGAAGCAGGCCGACGTCGTGCTCGCCCTCCTTCTGCAGGGCGACCAGTTCACGGCGACCGAGAAGCGTGCGGACTTCGACTACTACGATCCGATCACCACGGGCGACTCCACCCTGTCTGCCGTCGTGCAGTCGATCATCGCGGCCGAGGTCGGCTACTCCACGCTGGCCCTGAAGTACTTCACCTCAGGCCTCTTCGTGGATCTAGCCGATCTGCACAACAACACCGCGGACGGCGTGCACGTCGCCTCCACCGGCGGCGTGTGGAGTGCGCTCGTCTACGGCTTCGGCGGCTTCCGCGACCACAACGGCGTCATCACCATCGACCCGCGCCTTCCCGAGGGCTGGGAGGGCCTCAGCTATCGGATCACGCTTCGCGGCACGCGGCTGCGCGTCGACCTGCGCCAGGGCGACATCGAACTCACGGTCGAGGACGGCGACAGGGCGACGGTGATCGTGCGCGGAGAGAGCGTCACCGTGCTCGCGCGCGAGCCGGTGCTCCTCTCACTCGATCACCAGGGCCCCCGCCTTCCCGGGGCACCGAGGGCCGCCGACGTCGAGGGCAATCTGCGCGCCGACGGCAGCATCATCACGTCGTCGCTTCCCACCATCTCACTCGACAACAGTGAGGTCGGACTGCTCGAGCCCATCGACTGA
- a CDS encoding amidase has protein sequence MTQPHEFSALEQYRLLQRRELGAVELTKHYLDRIAAQDQGLGAFYAVTADRAVERARFVEERLPRSTRLWGLPFADKDLWNRAGVRTSYGSRAFDAFVPDTSDELPRTLDDAGGISLGKTATPEFGMTSYTESLVAPPARNPWDTSRGAGGSSGGAAAAVAAGLLPFAPGSDGGGSIRIPASACGLVGLKPSRGRVPALSGIDALGGLPVGGPLARSVADAALLLDGMIGRKGSRVDDHFSLRAPEQNDGDFLGYAIRGEGRFQLGVCLDSPFSHEYDIAIDPDVRTVLDDTLRMLGDLGHGVEGVELEPSPGYPDAFRSVWQAGATGIPLTTGQEELLEPVTLWLRREGRALSGAALAAALGQLAAFERSVIRQFAGYDAIVTPTVAMTARPLGWYDGVDAVDNFAKQVAYTPFTSYVNVAGLPAISLPVGMSADGLPIGVQLIGRPGGEGTLLAIGRQLERRVRWEERHPAGWNTAF, from the coding sequence ATGACGCAACCGCACGAGTTCTCGGCCCTCGAGCAGTACCGACTCCTGCAGCGGCGGGAGCTCGGTGCGGTCGAACTCACGAAGCACTACCTCGACCGCATCGCGGCACAGGACCAGGGGCTCGGAGCCTTCTACGCGGTGACGGCCGACAGGGCCGTCGAGCGTGCGCGATTCGTCGAGGAGCGGCTGCCCCGATCCACTCGGCTGTGGGGGCTGCCCTTCGCCGACAAGGACCTGTGGAACCGGGCGGGCGTTCGAACGAGCTACGGTTCTCGAGCTTTCGACGCCTTCGTGCCCGACACATCCGACGAGCTGCCTCGCACCCTCGACGACGCCGGCGGAATCAGCCTTGGCAAGACCGCGACGCCCGAGTTCGGCATGACGAGCTACACCGAGAGCCTGGTGGCGCCGCCTGCGCGCAATCCGTGGGACACGTCGAGGGGTGCTGGCGGATCGTCGGGCGGTGCCGCAGCCGCGGTCGCGGCGGGTCTCCTGCCCTTCGCGCCGGGTTCCGACGGCGGCGGGTCGATCCGCATTCCCGCGTCGGCCTGCGGGCTCGTCGGGCTCAAGCCCTCGCGAGGTCGCGTGCCCGCACTCTCCGGAATCGACGCTCTGGGCGGGCTGCCGGTCGGGGGACCGCTGGCGCGTTCCGTCGCCGATGCGGCTCTGCTGCTCGACGGCATGATCGGCCGGAAGGGATCGCGCGTCGACGACCACTTCTCATTGCGTGCGCCCGAGCAGAACGACGGCGATTTTCTGGGCTACGCGATCAGGGGCGAGGGGCGCTTTCAACTCGGTGTGTGCCTCGACTCGCCGTTCTCGCACGAGTACGACATCGCGATCGATCCCGACGTGCGCACCGTTCTCGACGACACCCTGCGCATGCTCGGCGATCTCGGCCACGGCGTCGAGGGCGTCGAGCTCGAGCCGTCGCCGGGCTATCCGGATGCCTTCCGCTCGGTCTGGCAGGCCGGGGCGACCGGCATCCCGCTCACCACAGGGCAGGAGGAGCTCCTCGAACCCGTGACCCTCTGGCTGCGGCGCGAGGGCCGCGCCCTCTCCGGGGCTGCGCTGGCGGCCGCACTCGGGCAGTTGGCTGCCTTCGAGCGCAGCGTCATCCGGCAATTCGCGGGGTACGACGCGATAGTGACGCCCACCGTCGCCATGACCGCGAGGCCGCTCGGCTGGTACGACGGGGTGGATGCGGTGGATAATTTTGCGAAGCAGGTGGCCTATACGCCGTTCACCTCCTATGTGAACGTCGCCGGGCTGCCCGCCATCAGCCTGCCCGTGGGCATGAGCGCAGACGGGCTGCCGATCGGTGTGCAGCTCATCGGGCGACCGGGCGGGGAGGGTACCCTGCTCGCGATCGGTCGACAGCTGGAGCGTCGAGTGCGCTGGGAGGAGCGTCATCCTGCGGGCTGGAACACCGCCTTCTGA